One segment of Apium graveolens cultivar Ventura unplaced genomic scaffold, ASM990537v1 ctg153, whole genome shotgun sequence DNA contains the following:
- the LOC141699946 gene encoding putative F-box protein At3g10430, protein MSLSKHKNVPSYDFPEEILCEVFKRLPVKYVLRCGTVQKSWYSLIKTPLFISHYCNYRKLTGHIDPKYLLFHNLDNNSFAVRSDNKQCQEYCIFSYPLGLPASSWYVHSNGLICVSTMFDEEFDYNRSIYIWNPLVQKFKTVPESPLYTLTFMKATWNALAFGFLPEINDYVVVHIIKFSSSSESLSFNSSDPSSPVKCENYPHSVIIGVYSLNTNSWRKICQDKGFVNLICSSESVFVNGTAYWAGIDSSFQSVMCFDTNTNILRKIRVHNLFPDLDVMEYLIIPFGESIAYCIEGNENNSEEDEEDYWSPHLHIWLLKDSVTVEDNKIGEFFWEMRVSLDQYVWAQVLGTRNNGDPILAKSNSLIAYDLDTQEPYDFVESYDRLTPSCYKEDSVSPFFIRPFAETLVLLDIDRNN, encoded by the coding sequence ATGAGCTTGTCAAAACATAAGAACGTGCCCTCCTACGACTTTCCCGAAGAAATCTTGTGTGAAGTATTTAAAAGACTTCCTGTTAAGTATGTCTTACGTTGCGGAACTGTTCAAAAATCGTGGTATTCTCTCATAAAAACTCCTTTGTTCATTTCTCACTACTGCAATTATCGGAAACTGACGGGCCATATTGATCCTAAGTATCTACTTTTTCATAATCTTGATAACAATTCATTTGCTGTACGTTCTGACAATAAACAATGTCAAGAATATTGCATATTTAGTTATCCACTTGGCTTGCCCGCTAGTTCATGGTATGTACACTCAAATGGTTTAATTTGTGTGTCTACTATGTTTGATGAGGAATTTGACTATAATCGCAGCATTTATATCTGGAATCCTCTTGTTCAAAAATTTAAGACTGTCCCGGAGTCGCCCCTTTATACATTAACATTTATGAAGGCTACCTGGAATGCTTTAGCTTTTGGGTTTTTACCGGAAATTAATGACTATGTCGTGGTACATATTATCAAATTTAGTTCGTCCTCTGAATCTCTCTCGTTTAACAGTTCGGATCCTAGCTCACCTGTGAAGTGTGAAAATTACCCGCACTCAGTCATCATTGGTGTTTATAGTCTAAACACTAACTCATGGAGGAAAATATGCCAAGATAAAGGTTTTGTTAATCTTATTTGTTCTAGTGAATCAGTGTTTGTTAATGGTACTGCATACTGGGCAGGGATTGACTCGTCATTTCAATCGGTTATGTGCTTTGATACCAATACAAATATATTGCGGAAAATCAGGGTGCATAATTTATTTCCCGATCTTGATGTTATGGAGTATCTTATCATTCCATTTGGTGAATCTATTGCTTACTGTATTGAGGGTAATGAGAACAATTcagaggaggatgaggaggactATTGGTCTCCTCATTTGCACATTTGGCTCCTGAAAGACAGTGTAACAGTTGAGGACAATAAGATAGGTGAATTCTTTTGGGAGATGAGAGTTAGCCTAGATCAATATGTATGGGCCCAAGTCTTGGGTACAAGGAACAATGGTGATCCAATACTAGCAAAATCCAACAGTTTGATTGCATATGATCTTGATACTCAAGAACCATATGATTTTGTTGAATCATATGATCGTTTGACTCCTTCCTGTTACAAGGAGGACTCTGTATCACCCTTCTTCATTCGTCCCTTTGCGGAAACTCTAGTTTTGCTAGATATTGATAGAAATAATTGA